One window of Candidatus Methylomirabilota bacterium genomic DNA carries:
- the murJ gene encoding murein biosynthesis integral membrane protein MurJ → MTVERQVVAALGSIGTATLGSRVLGFVRDMIVALTFGAGPVTDAFFVAFRIPNMLRRLLAEGALSTAIVPVFSEYCATRTPAEFSRMLRAVIAGALLALGATTLLGIAAAPGILRVIAPGFASDPGQMALAVFLTRVMFPYLLLVGLAALAMGALNAHGRFFAAALGPAVLNLGMIGAVLTLATRIEPPILALALGLLAGGVGQFLVQVPSLRRCGLLVSPSAELNHPALGRVVRLLLPAVFGLAAVQVTVFVNTLLASLLPAGSISFLNYADRVMEFPLGVFGIALASASLPAMARQAAAGDTRGVAATLNFTLRLGFYIAVPATVGLVILRTPIIRVLFERGQFGPTDTLATAQALAWYAVGLVGFSGARIAAQAFYAVGEAGTAVRLGLLSVAANVLAALVLMGPLAHGGLALASSIGAYVNVVLLLWVARRRFGGLGGRALLESLARTLLASTPLAAWCALWLWVWPRGGSGWLDAAWLALGVGMGAVIFLGTSRVLATPEYRALRGTLPFRGPR, encoded by the coding sequence ATGACCGTCGAGCGTCAGGTCGTTGCAGCCCTCGGCAGCATCGGTACCGCTACGCTGGGCAGCCGTGTCCTCGGCTTCGTCCGCGACATGATCGTCGCGCTGACCTTCGGCGCCGGGCCGGTCACGGACGCCTTCTTCGTCGCCTTCCGCATCCCCAACATGCTGCGCCGGTTGCTGGCCGAGGGGGCACTGTCGACTGCGATCGTGCCGGTGTTCAGCGAGTACTGCGCGACCCGGACCCCGGCCGAGTTCTCGAGAATGCTGCGGGCGGTGATCGCCGGCGCCCTCCTCGCGCTCGGCGCCACCACGCTCCTCGGCATCGCGGCGGCGCCGGGGATCCTCCGCGTGATCGCCCCCGGGTTCGCCAGCGACCCCGGGCAGATGGCGCTGGCGGTGTTCCTCACGCGCGTGATGTTCCCGTACCTCTTGCTGGTCGGCCTGGCGGCGCTGGCCATGGGAGCCCTCAACGCGCACGGGCGCTTCTTCGCCGCCGCCCTCGGCCCCGCCGTGCTGAATCTGGGCATGATCGGCGCGGTGCTGACCCTGGCCACGCGCATCGAGCCTCCCATCCTCGCCCTGGCCCTGGGCCTGCTCGCCGGCGGGGTCGGCCAGTTCCTGGTACAGGTCCCGAGCCTGCGCCGCTGCGGCTTGCTCGTCAGCCCCTCGGCGGAGCTGAACCATCCCGCGCTGGGGCGCGTCGTCCGGCTGCTGCTGCCCGCGGTGTTCGGTCTGGCGGCGGTGCAGGTCACCGTGTTCGTGAACACGCTCCTGGCCTCCCTGCTGCCGGCGGGCAGCATCTCGTTCCTGAACTACGCGGACCGGGTGATGGAGTTCCCGCTCGGCGTGTTCGGCATCGCGCTGGCCTCCGCGTCGCTCCCGGCCATGGCGCGGCAGGCGGCGGCCGGGGACACGCGTGGAGTCGCCGCGACGCTCAACTTCACCCTGAGGCTCGGCTTCTACATCGCCGTCCCCGCCACCGTCGGGCTCGTCATCCTCCGCACGCCGATCATTCGCGTGCTCTTCGAGCGGGGCCAGTTCGGACCCACCGACACGCTGGCCACGGCCCAGGCGCTGGCCTGGTACGCGGTAGGACTGGTCGGGTTCTCCGGCGCCCGCATCGCCGCCCAGGCCTTCTACGCCGTCGGCGAGGCGGGCACCGCCGTCAGACTGGGGCTGCTCTCGGTCGCCGCCAACGTGCTGGCCGCGCTCGTGCTGATGGGACCGCTCGCCCATGGCGGGCTGGCGCTCGCGTCATCGATCGGCGCCTATGTCAACGTGGTCCTCCTGCTGTGGGTCGCGCGCCGCCGCTTCGGTGGGCTCGGCGGCCGCGCACTCCTGGAGAGCCTGGCGCGCACGCTTCTGGCCTCCACGCCGCTGGCGGCGTGGTGCGCGCTCTGGCTCTGGGTGTGGCCGCGGGGCGGGAGCGGCTGGCTCGACGCCGCCTGGCTGGCGCTGGGGGTTGGCATGGGCGCGGTGATCTTCCTGGGCACCAGTCGCGTCCTGGCCACGCCCGAGTACCGCGCGCTCCGGGGAACCTTGCCGTTCCGGGGACCGCGTTGA
- the xerD gene encoding site-specific tyrosine recombinase XerD, protein MPIPFSPRRRLRERRRPAASRRPESGRDPVVEFLEVLQAERSASPHTLAAYRRDLQDFLGFLEGRGRRLAAARADDVVTYVERLRANGLKPASIARRLSALRGFIRHLLREGALRRDPTEHIELPRGSRPLPHTLSPRAAASLVESPDVTGVRGLRDRALLELLYATGMRASECLGLRLEDVNLTAGYAVCTGKGRKQRLVPLGAEAVTWLQRYLAAARPLATRRRDCGRLFVNPRGSPLSRQSLWTIVRRAAAAAGLRYCVSPHVLRHSFASHLLENGADLRSVQVMLGHADIATTQIYTHLPSATVRRMYDRFHPRAEMIPGSGDAVRAPALPAPPLGRFGGGREALSDYGSGGGRETSSNYGSEGGRQATSNPGFGRGAKPPSER, encoded by the coding sequence GTGCCCATTCCGTTCAGCCCGCGCCGCAGGTTGCGCGAGCGCCGGAGGCCGGCAGCCAGCCGCCGGCCCGAGTCCGGAAGGGATCCCGTCGTCGAATTCCTCGAGGTTCTCCAGGCCGAGCGCAGCGCCTCCCCGCACACGCTGGCCGCCTACCGCCGCGACCTGCAGGACTTCCTCGGCTTCCTTGAGGGCCGGGGGCGCAGGCTGGCCGCCGCGCGCGCCGACGACGTCGTGACCTACGTGGAGCGGCTCCGCGCCAACGGCCTCAAGCCAGCGAGCATCGCCCGGCGACTGTCGGCGCTCCGCGGGTTCATCCGCCACCTCCTGCGCGAAGGCGCGCTGCGCCGGGACCCGACCGAGCACATCGAGCTTCCCCGCGGATCCCGACCGTTGCCCCACACGCTCTCGCCCCGGGCGGCGGCGTCGCTGGTCGAAAGCCCAGATGTGACGGGGGTCCGCGGCCTCCGTGACCGGGCGCTCCTGGAGCTGCTCTACGCCACCGGAATGCGGGCGTCCGAGTGCCTCGGTCTGCGCCTGGAAGACGTCAACCTGACCGCCGGCTATGCGGTCTGCACGGGCAAGGGACGCAAGCAGCGCCTGGTGCCGCTCGGCGCCGAAGCGGTGACGTGGCTCCAGCGCTACCTCGCCGCGGCGCGCCCACTCGCCACGCGCCGGCGTGACTGCGGGCGCCTGTTCGTCAACCCGCGGGGCAGCCCGCTCTCGCGACAGTCGCTGTGGACGATCGTCCGCCGGGCCGCCGCCGCCGCCGGGCTGCGATACTGCGTCTCTCCCCATGTCCTGCGCCACTCCTTCGCCAGCCACCTCCTCGAGAACGGCGCCGACCTCCGATCGGTGCAGGTGATGCTCGGGCACGCCGACATCGCGACGACGCAGATCTACACCCACCTGCCGTCTGCCACCGTGCGGCGGATGTACGACAGGTTTCACCCGAGAGCCGAGATGATCCCCGGCTCAGGTGACGCGGTTCGAGCGCCCGCTCTGCCGGCGCCACCTTTGGGGAGGTTCGGAGGGGGCCGTGAGGCCCTCTCTGACTATGGATCCGGAGGGGGCCGTGAGACCTCCTCCAACTACGGATCCGAAGGGGGCCGCCAGGCCACCTCCAACCCTGGATTCGGCAGGGGGGCCAAGCCCCCTTCCGAGCGATGA
- a CDS encoding CTP synthase, protein MAPKFIFVTGGVVSSLGKGLAAASIGALLEARGYRVTLQKMDPYINIDAGTMSPYQHGEVFVTDDGGETDLDLGHYERFTSVRVSRDHNVTTGKVYFSVIQKERRGDYLGRTVQVIPHITDEIKASIRGIAADVDVVIVEVGGTVGDIESLPFLEAIRQLKKDVGKDNVIYIHLTLVPFMQAAQELKTKATQHSVKELRAIGIQPDVLLCRTDRYLPPGIKSKIALFCDVEEEAVITAKDVDTVYEVPLVFHREGLDAIIVKLLGLDPRPSDLRRWEDVVKRVKSPRATTRIAVVGKYIDLKDSYKSLVEALAHGGIANEARVEVAWVDAEQIERDGPATHFADIHGILVPGGFGDRGIEGKITAVRYARERGVPYFGICLGMQCAIIEFARNVCTLAGANSSEFDPGSPHPVIDLLPEQRAIAAKGGTMRLGLYPIVLAEGSLAAQLYGRSIIHERHRHRYEVNNEYLQQLEKNGLRVSGVWAEKQVVEMIELPEHPYFVAGQFHPEFRSRPWDPHPLFAGFVHAALAHAGLA, encoded by the coding sequence TTGGCTCCGAAATTCATCTTCGTGACCGGTGGCGTCGTGTCGTCGCTGGGCAAAGGGCTGGCGGCCGCCTCGATCGGGGCGCTCCTGGAGGCCCGCGGCTACCGCGTGACGCTTCAGAAGATGGACCCCTACATCAACATCGACGCGGGAACGATGAGCCCCTATCAACACGGCGAGGTCTTCGTCACCGACGACGGCGGCGAGACCGATCTGGATCTCGGCCACTACGAGCGGTTCACTTCGGTGCGGGTCAGCCGGGACCACAACGTCACCACGGGCAAGGTGTATTTCTCGGTGATTCAGAAGGAGCGCCGCGGCGACTATCTGGGCCGCACCGTGCAGGTGATCCCTCACATCACCGACGAGATCAAGGCCTCCATCCGCGGGATCGCCGCCGACGTCGACGTCGTCATCGTGGAGGTCGGGGGCACCGTGGGCGACATCGAGAGCCTGCCCTTCCTGGAAGCCATCCGGCAGCTCAAGAAGGACGTCGGGAAGGACAACGTCATCTACATCCACCTGACGCTGGTGCCGTTCATGCAGGCGGCCCAGGAGCTGAAGACGAAGGCGACCCAGCACTCGGTGAAGGAACTGCGGGCCATCGGGATCCAGCCGGACGTCCTGCTCTGCCGCACCGATCGCTATCTGCCCCCGGGCATCAAATCCAAGATCGCGCTCTTCTGCGACGTCGAGGAAGAGGCCGTCATCACCGCCAAGGACGTCGATACCGTCTACGAGGTGCCGCTCGTCTTTCACCGGGAGGGGCTGGACGCCATCATCGTCAAGCTCCTCGGGCTCGACCCGCGCCCCAGCGATCTCCGGCGCTGGGAGGACGTGGTGAAGCGGGTGAAATCGCCCCGCGCCACCACGCGCATCGCGGTGGTCGGCAAGTACATCGACCTGAAGGACTCCTACAAAAGCCTGGTCGAGGCGCTCGCCCACGGCGGCATCGCCAACGAGGCCCGGGTGGAGGTCGCCTGGGTGGACGCCGAGCAGATCGAGCGGGACGGCCCGGCCACGCACTTCGCGGACATCCACGGCATCCTGGTGCCCGGCGGCTTCGGCGACCGGGGCATCGAGGGCAAGATCACCGCGGTCCGCTATGCGCGCGAGCGGGGCGTGCCATACTTCGGGATCTGCCTGGGCATGCAGTGCGCGATCATCGAGTTCGCCCGCAACGTCTGCACCCTGGCCGGCGCGAACTCCTCGGAGTTCGATCCCGGCTCCCCCCATCCGGTCATCGACCTGCTGCCGGAGCAGCGGGCCATCGCCGCCAAGGGCGGGACCATGCGCCTGGGCCTCTATCCGATCGTGCTCGCCGAGGGGAGTCTGGCGGCGCAGCTCTACGGCCGGTCCATCATCCACGAGCGCCACCGGCACCGGTACGAAGTGAACAACGAGTATCTACAGCAGCTCGAGAAGAACGGCCTCCGCGTATCGGGCGTCTGGGCCGAGAAGCAGGTCGTGGAGATGATCGAGCTGCCCGAGCACCCTTACTTCGTGGCCGGACAGTTCCACCCCGAGTTCCGCTCGCGCCCGTGGGACCCGCACCCGCTCTTCGCCGGCTTCGTGCACGCGGCCCTGGCGCACGCGGGCCTGGCATGA
- the kdsA gene encoding 3-deoxy-8-phosphooctulonate synthase: MSASTREVRVGSIPIGGGHPLVLIGGPCAIENEKHALMTAERLATIAADRRVPFIYKSSYDKANRSSADGYRGPGLQEGLRILRRVRDGVGVPVLSDVHQVEEVAPAAEVLDVLQIPAFLCRQTDLVLAAARTGKPVNVKKGQFLAPQDMKNIVDKVVSTGNQSVLLTERGTTFGYHNLVVDMRGLIQMRELGFPVVFDATHSVQRPGAGGTRSGGERQYVPALARAAIAVGVDALFMEMHEDPNRTLSDGRPLSDGPNMLRIDDLPRVLDEVCAIRAALR; this comes from the coding sequence ATGAGCGCGTCCACCCGGGAGGTGCGGGTCGGCTCGATCCCGATCGGCGGGGGTCATCCGCTGGTCCTCATCGGCGGCCCCTGCGCCATCGAGAACGAAAAGCACGCACTCATGACCGCCGAGCGCCTCGCCACCATCGCCGCCGACCGCCGGGTCCCCTTCATCTACAAGTCCTCCTATGACAAGGCCAATCGCTCGTCGGCGGACGGCTATCGCGGGCCCGGCCTGCAGGAGGGCCTGCGCATCCTTCGCCGCGTCCGGGACGGGGTGGGCGTGCCGGTGCTCTCCGACGTGCACCAGGTAGAGGAGGTGGCGCCTGCCGCCGAAGTCCTCGACGTGCTCCAGATTCCCGCCTTCCTGTGCCGGCAGACGGACCTGGTCCTGGCCGCGGCCCGTACGGGGAAGCCGGTCAACGTCAAGAAGGGCCAGTTCCTGGCGCCCCAAGACATGAAGAACATCGTGGACAAGGTGGTGTCGACGGGCAATCAGAGCGTGCTGCTGACCGAGCGCGGCACGACCTTCGGCTATCACAACCTCGTCGTCGACATGCGCGGGCTCATCCAGATGCGAGAGCTCGGTTTTCCCGTCGTCTTCGACGCCACCCACTCCGTGCAGCGGCCCGGTGCCGGGGGCACGCGCTCGGGCGGCGAGCGCCAGTACGTGCCCGCGCTCGCGCGCGCGGCCATCGCCGTGGGCGTGGATGCGCTCTTCATGGAGATGCACGAGGACCCCAACCGCACGCTATCAGACGGGCGCCCGCTGTCGGACGGGCCGAACATGCTGCGCATCGACGACCTGCCTCGGGTGCTCGATGAAGTGTGCGCGATCCGGGCCGCGCTGCGATGA